In Lycium ferocissimum isolate CSIRO_LF1 chromosome 11, AGI_CSIRO_Lferr_CH_V1, whole genome shotgun sequence, a single genomic region encodes these proteins:
- the LOC132036875 gene encoding frataxin, mitochondrial isoform X1 — translation MASSCCSRKLLLLGKPLYRVLKRNSLPCSSSMLQRSFISTSTHNKYVLEPSGTISKSEVSRRYCSGSSPLHDASEGPAPIDYRSLLQEDEYHRLANATIHDLLDKLEEYGDSVDIDGFDVDYGNEVLTLKLGSLGTYVINKQTPNRQIWMSSPVSGPSRFDWDQNSQGWVYRRTKANLVKVLEEELEKLCGSAINLS, via the exons ATGGCTTCGTCTTGTTGTTCAAGGAAGCTTCTTCTACTTGGAAAACCCCTATACAGAGTTCTCAAACGTAATTCCTTACCATGTTCCTCTTCAATGTTACAAAGATCATTTATTTCTACTTCTACTCATAATAAATATGTTCTAGAACCTTCGGGTACCATTTCCAAATCAGAAGTTTCTAGAAGGTATTGTTCGGGCTCGTCACCTCTTCATGATGCTTCTGAAGGTCCTGCTCCTATCGATTACCG ATCTCTGCTGCAGGAAGATGAGTATCACAGACTGGCTAATGCCACTATCCATGACTTGCTAGATAAGTTGGAG GAATATGGAGACTCAGTTGACATTGACGGTTTCGATGTGGATTATGGG AATGAGGTTTTAACGCTAAAGCTTGGGAGCTTGGGAACCTATGTGATAAACAAACAGACTCCTAATAGGCAGATTTGGATGTCTTCACCAGTGAG TGGTCCATCAAGGTTTGACTGGGATCAGAATTCTCAAGGTTGGGTCTATAGGCGAACCAAGGCAAACCTGGTAAAGGTTTTGGAAGAAGAATTAGAAAAACTCTGCGGAAGTGCCATTAATCTTTCTTGA
- the LOC132036875 gene encoding frataxin, mitochondrial isoform X2 yields the protein MASSCCSRKLLLLGKPLYRVLKRNSLPCSSSMLQRSFISTSTHNKYVLEPSGTISKSEVSRRYCSGSSPLHDALNLYIYRSLLQEDEYHRLANATIHDLLDKLEEYGDSVDIDGFDVDYGNEVLTLKLGSLGTYVINKQTPNRQIWMSSPVSGPSRFDWDQNSQGWVYRRTKANLVKVLEEELEKLCGSAINLS from the exons ATGGCTTCGTCTTGTTGTTCAAGGAAGCTTCTTCTACTTGGAAAACCCCTATACAGAGTTCTCAAACGTAATTCCTTACCATGTTCCTCTTCAATGTTACAAAGATCATTTATTTCTACTTCTACTCATAATAAATATGTTCTAGAACCTTCGGGTACCATTTCCAAATCAGAAGTTTCTAGAAGGTATTGTTCGGGCTCGTCACCTCTTCATGATGCTT TGAATTTATACATCTACAGATCTCTGCTGCAGGAAGATGAGTATCACAGACTGGCTAATGCCACTATCCATGACTTGCTAGATAAGTTGGAG GAATATGGAGACTCAGTTGACATTGACGGTTTCGATGTGGATTATGGG AATGAGGTTTTAACGCTAAAGCTTGGGAGCTTGGGAACCTATGTGATAAACAAACAGACTCCTAATAGGCAGATTTGGATGTCTTCACCAGTGAG TGGTCCATCAAGGTTTGACTGGGATCAGAATTCTCAAGGTTGGGTCTATAGGCGAACCAAGGCAAACCTGGTAAAGGTTTTGGAAGAAGAATTAGAAAAACTCTGCGGAAGTGCCATTAATCTTTCTTGA